The following coding sequences lie in one Hippoglossus hippoglossus isolate fHipHip1 chromosome 14, fHipHip1.pri, whole genome shotgun sequence genomic window:
- the nop16 gene encoding nucleolar protein 16, producing the protein MPKAKQAGKRKKFDYNANRKKMKKKFLKKCNPTIDDRQIRNAWDDKKSVVRNLQDMGLAFDPNRTLPIQKPSLLGRDRETKAPVNIVTKPYVLNQLEEQANRPEKSVKTLSSDLIEYVQYMVREHKDDFKAMARDEKNYYQDTPKQIKRKINEYKRCHSQHYDAFVHSLAAPQPMAQ; encoded by the exons ATGCCGAAAGCGAAGCAGGCGGGCAAGAGGAAGAAGTTCGACTACAACGCGAACcggaagaagatgaagaagaagttCCTCAAGAAATGCAACCCGACCATAGACGA TCGACAGATTCGAAACGCGTGGGACGATAAGAAGTCCGTGGTCAGGAACCTGCAGGACATGGGTCTGGCCTTCGATCCCAACCGAACGCTGCCCATTCAGAAGCCGAGC ctccTCGGTCGAGACAGAGAGACGAAAGCTCCCGTCAACATCGTCACCAAACCCTACGTCCTCAACC AACTGGAGGAGCAGGCGAATCGTCCAGAGAAAAGTGTGAAGACGTTATCGTCCGACCTGATCGAGTACGTTCAGTACATGGTCCGAGAACACAAGGACGACTTCAAG GCGATGGCCAGAGACGAGAAGAACTACTACCAGGACACGCCCAAACAGATCAAGAGGAAGATCAACGAGTACAAGCGCTGCCACTCGCAGCACTACGACGCCTTCGTCCACTCGTTGGCGGCGCCACAGCCGATGGCCCAGTAG